In a single window of the Elusimicrobiaceae bacterium genome:
- a CDS encoding glycosyltransferase family 2 protein: MKNIEILLAAYNGEKFLRQQLDSVISQLPPDCRILARDDGSSDSTGAILKSAAAGFPEKLLVLEGSVKNAGAAANFSCLLSRSCSEYVMFCDQDDVWLPSKIKRSVDRMKELEKRHGRETPLLVCSDLEVVDGNLRQIAPSFIKYAGLAPVSEKSFERLLVENSVTGCTVMINRPLKTLAAKMPPQAVMHDWWLALTAAAFGAAGYIAEPLVRYRLHGTNTFGAYRWSLSCALDRKSNLAAAQRQAAGFLATFHDKLPPGRRRIIEAFAGLDKMRWPARAIFLARHGLLRTGFVRNMGLLFEGYRLYETVGPLIRKIKN; this comes from the coding sequence ATGAAAAACATTGAAATACTGCTTGCCGCATATAACGGCGAAAAATTTTTGCGCCAGCAGCTGGACTCGGTTATAAGCCAGCTGCCGCCGGACTGCCGCATTCTGGCGCGTGATGACGGCTCATCCGACTCAACCGGCGCGATTTTAAAATCGGCTGCCGCCGGATTCCCGGAAAAACTGCTGGTGCTTGAAGGCTCCGTAAAAAACGCCGGAGCCGCCGCAAATTTTTCATGTCTTCTCAGCCGTTCCTGCTCCGAATACGTTATGTTTTGCGATCAGGACGACGTCTGGCTGCCCTCAAAAATAAAGCGCAGCGTTGACCGCATGAAAGAACTAGAAAAACGGCACGGCAGGGAAACTCCGCTGCTGGTATGTTCCGATCTGGAAGTGGTTGACGGGAACCTGCGACAGATAGCGCCTTCTTTTATCAAATACGCCGGACTGGCGCCGGTTTCCGAAAAAAGTTTCGAACGGTTGCTGGTGGAAAACTCGGTGACGGGCTGCACTGTCATGATAAACCGCCCCCTGAAAACACTGGCCGCCAAGATGCCCCCCCAAGCCGTCATGCACGACTGGTGGCTGGCTTTGACAGCGGCTGCTTTCGGCGCAGCCGGCTACATTGCCGAACCGCTTGTCAGATACAGGCTGCACGGGACAAACACTTTCGGGGCTTACCGGTGGAGCCTGTCCTGCGCGCTTGACCGCAAAAGCAATCTGGCCGCCGCGCAACGCCAGGCCGCCGGATTCCTCGCCACATTCCATGACAAGCTGCCGCCCGGACGGCGCAGGATTATCGAAGCCTTTGCCGGACTGGACAAAATGCGCTGGCCCGCCCGCGCCATATTTCTGGCGCGGCACGGCCTGCTCCGCACCGGTTTTGTCCGCAATATGGGACTGCTGTTTGAAGGTTACCGGCTTTATGAAACCGTCGGGCCGCTTATCAGAAAAATCAAAAACTAG